One Synechocystis sp. LKSZ1 genomic window, CTTTCCCCCTGTTGTTGGCAAGGTTCTTGGCATGGTCTCGGCGGAGAAACCCCTCCCCGTTTTTCCCGTTAAGGTTGAACAGGGTGAAATTCTAGTCGATCTTGCCGTCTAGATCTAAGAAAAATACAAAAACCCCAACCCGAGTTGAGTTGGGGGCTTTCGTCCAGGTTACGCCTGAAACCCATCAAATAGCGCTGTTATTGGACAATCACTTTGCCCACCATGCCAGCACCCCGGTGGGGTTCGCAATAGTAGGTGTATTCTCCAGCTTCCGCAAAGGTAGATTCAAAGGATTCACCGGGGGAGAAGACGAGGCCCTTGTGGGAGAGTTTGGCGGAATCGGCCCCTTCAAAGACAACGTTGTGGGGAGAGAGTTTGTTGTTAACCCATTGGACGGTGTCGCCGGCTTTGATGGTAACGGTGGGAGGGTCGAATTGGAGGGTGCCACCATCGCCACCCATTTTGATCTTGACGGTATCAGCGGCGGCAGGATTGACAGAGAGGAAAAAGCTCGTGACCACGAGGAGCAGACTAGCTAGTAGTAATCCCAGTTTTTTAGACATTAGTTTTCTTCCAGGTAATATTCTAAGACCCAAACCCAAGACCGGCGAGCAGAGCCTCCGCTTAGAACATGGTTTGGTTTGACTTATTGTAAAACTTATATTACACCGAAGTTTGACCATTTGTCGTAGTTTCTAGGGCCAATCGGTAATCCACACCGGCAAACCGGCCCTTGCTTAGGGAAAATAAAAATAGTGTTTGAGGCATCGGCCATGAAGTTTTCTCTGCAGTCGCTCTATACC contains:
- the petE gene encoding plastocyanin gives rise to the protein MSKKLGLLLASLLLVVTSFFLSVNPAAADTVKIKMGGDGGTLQFDPPTVTIKAGDTVQWVNNKLSPHNVVFEGADSAKLSHKGLVFSPGESFESTFAEAGEYTYYCEPHRGAGMVGKVIVQ